One genomic segment of Sanyastnella coralliicola includes these proteins:
- a CDS encoding gliding motility-associated C-terminal domain-containing protein — MRVIKHLLGVCLLFAALQVSANHILGGNITYTCLGGDNYGVTLTIYKDCFGSTPATLQEDVFFIPDGCTLPFSIPLPLQTETEISDLCASEIANSSCSGGFIPGAQQLTYYAEVTLDSGCSWEASWAAGDWNYFINMDNGMLPTAYFLTTIDPTQGCNDSITPDNEFPIPYVCAGDPLSYTLEFLNPGGYTLDYTLVCPQTTGGVDAPMISACNEPIAGMTFDDVTGTFTATAPGLFGNYAATVQVDMIDGGGNIIGTVIHTFAFTVRACDATPTIFTAPEIQAVSDDIVQVNATEVDACVGDSLSITVEATNANIFRTITLSSDFETLYPGGTFTQTGINPAEGELFVVVDESMIGTNVVTVDAIDDACINPTSDQIQLTINVDPSLNLNVPDTLICFGESVNIEATGDSDYTWNVLSGDPDLGLVGNGGSQTVTPDVATQIEITANNAGAGCTATEILNIDVAISDLTAVITNESCIGNDGQIDVSIAGSAGPYEYSWPDIPSVAQDLTGLVGGDYTLNVTDLGLAGCSRDTIFTLTTAPQPSGSISGDITICEGDCADILFTMAGTAPFDVELRNTNTNTLEAVPAVNDGDTFEVCPLVTTTYTLELIEDSNTPQCEYTIPSSVTVTVRPTVTATFLDPGSICAGDDVDLEVDINQAGNYEVTYSPNDGNPMSPVVLSDGDVINVSPPVTTNYSITQVQYTDAPNCPNTTVSAFQVQVDPLPTATLSGSTTICEGDAVSLTIDLTGTGPWEVTHDYAGDASPLIIVATPFTWNLANSPATTTTINLTGVTDTGTNCSQAVTSDVTITVNALPSASVLSDATICSDVTQNMEFDLVGPGPFDVIWNAGAGSTNAVGIDDGFVVAIDPVGNTNVCIESVTDANGCVNTTLSCATLTEIPLAEAYLTDANAAICANDCYDIAFTFNQGTGPYEFEVTETDDNGAVNNTIQLNAGDTYQVCPVGDYNLTITSVTDLGTGCSADFANGTTIDIAVTPISTIAISGDADICDGDCGDLTFTFTDVQGPVTFDLNGVTVGPLVDGVDIIGGVYTIQECPIATTTYTVTNYVDAATVCSDIAVGEDAATLTVISLPDASFVSDVEICEGVDPFELEFAVTNGPLDIDVEFDDGVNTTTQTVVGVNDGDLFPIDNTIGGTYTITFVTDNGMPTTCTSNPDASAVATVFTSPVVNNIDTLCANTGDTWEITFDITSGDPATYAIDIPGTLTDQGGGLWSFVSDPLIPEDGANVTINDVNNCNPFNFTLDPFTCPILTDAGTVDEDLITICDSGVLTASPNGDEILDGNDVLSFVIHDSPDENLGIVYYISDTPSWDVTADLDVPGVLQYGVTYYVSAVAGDDDGAGTVDLGAPGVDISVGVPFVIVETPTATLSGGATICEGLTTDLQVDFTGTGDYTIQLALDGVELANSPFGPTADNPFIIPVGDAGSYTLLNVSNEFCPGTVAGQADVIVNPEPTATLSGGGTFCAGGSLDLTLDLTGTPNWDVTIVNDNDNDGVIDFSEVINVGATQTTYTVNDSLLWFVDTVTDGNGCINDTDSNVETVEIDPLPTATFAFADTSFCTGTNIDLVVDLTGAAPYDVTYSLDGVPTTLTIAASPMVLNINTLGQYCIDEVLDANGCQSFPAVCIQVTEIPIPIADAGADAVFCTGDVQFIGAPAVAGYEYAWNNTDNLNDTTLSAPQVTLTNDGMVPIILDIEVIVTEGFCSATDQTQVTINPLPQAEAGDSTLICFGDAVTLNATGGDTYLWETSPAFTQGGEDTFNPTVEPPSSQWFVVNVTDANLCSAEDSVWVNVPQDFVLAQSFTNEICFGICDGNIELAIGGSYPPYTYAWDEVADTTPMIDGLCPGDYNYTITDSIGCQFTGLVTIAEDEEYFLDDVIITPPTCFGDETGVMDVESATAVNFTCEPTGETNNLGIFTNLPAGTYDVFATDANGCIADSTVTLTELSAEITMDLNILDLVVCFEDEVNLLANAEGGDGTFTYTWYGDLPPTDELSTDNPYITNVTEDLTAYVVALDGNGCSSDTLLSNITLNTPISLEVGPADVIEICEGECVDLFANAEGGSGPLQIDWVETSITGDVISNLPNVNDCPPDVNEVIYEVTVTDGCAQPAIDSIIVNIFEVPVPDFSFDVESGCFPVTVTFTNETDDSFFGDCTWNLGNDDVQDICGDIVYTYATPGEYFPSLTVTAPSGCVGTTVSDSAIYVYDYPIADFFYEPFPLTTLENELDFVNASDNAQFFEWNFAGLGTSIEANPSFTFPPLDLAVWEVCLIATSEFGCPDTVCKDITSESELLVYVPNAFTPDQDGINEVFLPVFGGGVVFDDEYEFAIFDRWGDKVFTTNDPAIGWVGNLDAGGYFVQNDVYVWRVVVRSVETGELVEFEGHVTILR, encoded by the coding sequence ATGCGAGTAATAAAGCATTTACTCGGGGTATGTCTATTGTTTGCTGCGTTGCAGGTATCAGCAAACCACATACTCGGAGGGAACATAACGTATACCTGCCTTGGTGGTGACAACTACGGTGTCACCCTGACGATCTACAAAGATTGTTTTGGGTCCACTCCGGCTACCTTGCAAGAAGACGTCTTCTTTATTCCCGATGGTTGTACACTTCCATTCTCTATTCCTCTTCCCCTGCAGACAGAGACGGAGATCTCAGACCTTTGTGCATCCGAAATTGCGAATTCAAGTTGTTCTGGAGGATTCATCCCAGGAGCTCAACAGTTAACATACTACGCTGAAGTCACACTAGACTCTGGCTGTTCATGGGAAGCCAGCTGGGCTGCCGGTGACTGGAATTACTTCATCAACATGGACAACGGTATGCTTCCAACAGCATACTTCCTCACCACCATTGACCCAACCCAGGGTTGCAATGATTCGATTACTCCAGACAACGAATTCCCTATTCCGTATGTATGTGCTGGTGATCCGTTGAGCTATACACTGGAGTTCTTGAATCCTGGCGGTTACACCCTTGATTACACCTTGGTTTGTCCGCAAACTACAGGAGGGGTGGATGCTCCGATGATCTCGGCTTGTAATGAGCCTATTGCTGGAATGACTTTCGATGACGTTACAGGAACTTTTACAGCAACTGCTCCTGGCCTCTTCGGAAACTACGCGGCTACCGTCCAAGTAGATATGATTGATGGGGGAGGAAACATCATTGGTACAGTGATACACACCTTCGCGTTTACTGTACGTGCTTGTGACGCAACTCCTACGATTTTTACCGCGCCAGAAATCCAAGCGGTCTCTGATGATATTGTTCAAGTCAATGCTACCGAAGTAGACGCTTGTGTGGGTGACAGCCTTTCAATTACTGTGGAGGCGACCAATGCAAACATCTTCCGTACCATCACACTTTCGAGCGATTTCGAAACGCTTTACCCAGGAGGAACATTCACTCAAACAGGAATCAACCCTGCGGAAGGTGAACTCTTCGTAGTGGTAGATGAGTCAATGATAGGAACCAACGTGGTGACCGTAGATGCGATCGATGATGCCTGTATCAATCCAACGTCAGATCAAATTCAGTTGACGATTAACGTTGATCCATCACTCAACTTGAATGTTCCGGATACCCTGATCTGTTTCGGAGAATCGGTCAACATCGAAGCGACTGGAGACTCTGACTACACATGGAACGTGCTGTCAGGAGACCCAGATCTCGGTCTCGTTGGAAATGGAGGGTCGCAAACGGTAACTCCAGATGTTGCTACTCAAATTGAAATTACAGCCAACAATGCGGGTGCAGGATGTACCGCAACGGAGATCTTGAATATAGACGTAGCTATTTCTGACCTCACAGCGGTGATTACCAACGAGAGCTGTATCGGAAATGATGGTCAAATCGATGTGTCGATTGCAGGCTCTGCAGGGCCATATGAATATAGCTGGCCTGATATTCCTTCGGTAGCGCAGGATTTGACCGGTTTGGTTGGAGGCGATTATACCTTAAACGTAACTGACCTTGGTCTTGCAGGTTGTTCAAGAGATACCATTTTCACGCTGACAACAGCGCCACAGCCAAGTGGATCGATCAGCGGTGACATTACTATTTGCGAAGGTGATTGTGCAGACATCCTATTCACCATGGCTGGTACCGCACCCTTCGATGTGGAGCTACGCAACACGAATACAAACACATTAGAAGCTGTTCCTGCAGTGAACGACGGAGATACTTTTGAAGTTTGTCCGCTCGTAACCACGACCTACACCTTGGAGCTGATTGAAGACAGCAACACTCCTCAATGTGAATACACAATACCGAGCAGTGTGACGGTGACAGTTCGACCAACAGTGACAGCTACATTTCTAGACCCAGGTTCTATCTGTGCAGGAGACGATGTTGATCTTGAGGTTGACATTAACCAAGCAGGAAACTACGAAGTGACGTACAGTCCGAACGATGGAAACCCGATGTCACCGGTAGTATTGAGCGATGGTGATGTCATCAATGTTTCGCCTCCAGTTACAACGAACTATAGCATTACCCAGGTGCAGTACACGGATGCTCCGAACTGTCCGAATACGACAGTCAGCGCGTTCCAAGTGCAAGTTGATCCACTGCCTACGGCGACTTTATCTGGTTCAACGACCATTTGTGAAGGTGATGCGGTCAGCTTGACTATTGACCTAACAGGAACAGGTCCATGGGAAGTAACGCATGATTATGCAGGTGATGCTTCACCATTGATCATCGTTGCAACGCCATTCACTTGGAACTTGGCGAATTCTCCAGCGACAACGACTACGATTAACTTGACAGGGGTGACCGATACAGGTACGAACTGTTCACAAGCAGTGACTTCGGATGTGACCATCACTGTGAACGCGCTACCATCAGCTTCTGTGTTGAGTGACGCTACGATTTGTAGTGATGTGACTCAAAACATGGAATTCGACCTTGTAGGTCCAGGTCCATTTGATGTCATTTGGAACGCTGGCGCAGGAAGCACCAATGCGGTGGGTATTGATGACGGTTTTGTGGTTGCCATTGACCCCGTTGGAAACACGAACGTTTGCATCGAGTCTGTAACAGATGCCAATGGATGTGTGAACACCACGTTGAGCTGTGCTACACTCACAGAAATTCCGTTGGCAGAGGCATATTTGACTGACGCGAATGCTGCCATTTGTGCTAATGACTGTTATGATATCGCGTTCACGTTCAATCAAGGTACGGGACCGTATGAATTTGAGGTAACAGAAACCGATGATAACGGGGCAGTCAACAATACGATTCAACTGAATGCAGGTGATACCTACCAGGTGTGTCCTGTAGGTGACTACAACCTTACGATCACTTCTGTGACAGATTTAGGAACAGGGTGCTCAGCAGATTTCGCCAACGGCACAACCATTGATATCGCTGTTACACCGATTTCGACCATTGCCATTTCTGGCGATGCTGATATCTGTGATGGAGACTGTGGTGACTTGACCTTCACTTTCACTGACGTTCAAGGGCCGGTTACTTTTGACTTAAATGGAGTAACAGTTGGACCTCTTGTAGATGGAGTTGATATCATCGGAGGCGTGTACACGATCCAAGAATGTCCAATCGCCACAACTACTTACACGGTTACGAATTACGTTGACGCGGCAACCGTGTGTTCCGATATCGCAGTGGGTGAAGATGCCGCTACACTCACGGTAATCTCGTTGCCAGATGCCAGCTTCGTTTCTGATGTGGAGATTTGTGAAGGCGTTGATCCTTTCGAACTTGAATTCGCGGTAACCAATGGACCGCTAGACATCGATGTTGAATTTGATGATGGCGTGAATACCACTACCCAAACAGTGGTAGGAGTGAACGACGGAGACTTATTCCCTATCGACAACACCATCGGAGGTACCTACACGATTACTTTCGTGACTGACAATGGAATGCCTACGACATGTACGAGCAACCCTGACGCTTCCGCGGTAGCGACAGTATTCACTTCTCCTGTGGTAAACAACATCGATACCCTTTGTGCGAACACAGGAGACACATGGGAAATTACATTCGACATCACTTCAGGTGATCCAGCAACCTACGCTATCGATATTCCAGGAACATTGACAGATCAGGGAGGCGGCCTTTGGTCGTTTGTGAGTGATCCGTTGATTCCAGAAGATGGAGCGAACGTGACCATTAATGATGTCAATAACTGTAACCCATTCAACTTCACGCTAGATCCGTTTACTTGCCCAATCTTGACAGATGCTGGAACGGTGGATGAAGATCTCATTACGATTTGTGACTCCGGGGTACTAACAGCTTCACCTAACGGAGATGAAATTCTAGATGGAAATGATGTGTTGAGCTTCGTTATCCATGATAGTCCAGACGAAAACCTGGGCATTGTCTACTACATCAGTGACACCCCGTCATGGGATGTTACTGCAGACTTGGATGTCCCTGGAGTGCTTCAGTACGGCGTTACCTACTACGTTTCAGCCGTAGCTGGTGACGATGACGGTGCGGGTACTGTTGATCTTGGTGCACCTGGAGTAGATATTTCAGTTGGAGTTCCTTTTGTTATCGTTGAGACGCCAACAGCAACCCTTTCAGGAGGTGCTACGATCTGTGAAGGTTTGACTACTGACCTTCAGGTAGATTTCACCGGTACTGGTGATTATACAATTCAACTCGCTCTTGATGGGGTTGAATTAGCGAATAGTCCTTTTGGACCTACCGCTGATAACCCATTCATCATTCCAGTTGGAGATGCAGGTAGCTATACTCTATTGAATGTATCCAATGAATTCTGTCCGGGAACTGTGGCTGGTCAAGCTGATGTCATTGTCAACCCTGAGCCAACAGCAACGCTGAGTGGCGGAGGCACCTTCTGTGCTGGAGGTTCGTTAGACCTTACATTAGACCTAACTGGAACTCCGAACTGGGATGTGACAATCGTTAATGACAATGATAACGACGGGGTCATAGATTTCTCTGAAGTCATCAATGTTGGTGCTACTCAAACGACTTACACAGTGAACGACAGCTTGCTGTGGTTCGTCGACACCGTAACTGACGGGAATGGATGTATCAACGATACGGATTCGAACGTCGAAACTGTTGAGATTGACCCACTTCCTACAGCAACATTTGCTTTTGCAGATACGAGCTTCTGTACAGGGACCAACATTGACCTGGTCGTTGATCTTACTGGAGCAGCTCCTTATGACGTGACTTATTCACTCGACGGGGTGCCAACAACACTTACGATTGCGGCTAGCCCAATGGTGTTGAACATCAACACGCTAGGGCAGTACTGCATCGATGAGGTGCTAGATGCCAATGGTTGTCAATCATTCCCGGCTGTTTGTATTCAGGTGACTGAAATTCCAATTCCAATTGCTGATGCAGGTGCCGATGCGGTATTCTGTACTGGAGATGTTCAGTTCATTGGTGCACCGGCTGTGGCGGGATATGAATACGCATGGAACAACACAGATAACCTGAATGATACAACGCTATCTGCTCCTCAAGTGACCTTGACGAACGACGGAATGGTTCCAATCATTCTAGACATCGAAGTGATTGTTACGGAAGGATTCTGTTCGGCAACGGATCAAACACAAGTGACGATTAATCCATTGCCACAAGCAGAGGCTGGAGATTCTACGCTCATTTGTTTTGGTGATGCGGTGACCTTGAATGCCACGGGTGGTGATACCTACCTATGGGAAACTAGCCCTGCTTTTACACAGGGAGGCGAGGATACCTTCAACCCAACTGTTGAGCCGCCTTCAAGCCAGTGGTTTGTAGTGAATGTGACAGATGCTAACCTCTGTTCTGCTGAAGATTCGGTGTGGGTGAATGTTCCTCAAGACTTCGTCTTGGCACAGAGTTTCACCAATGAGATTTGTTTCGGAATCTGTGATGGTAACATCGAACTAGCCATCGGTGGTAGCTACCCGCCATACACTTATGCGTGGGACGAGGTTGCGGATACGACACCGATGATCGACGGTCTTTGTCCAGGTGATTACAACTACACGATCACTGATAGTATTGGCTGTCAATTCACCGGTTTAGTGACAATTGCTGAAGATGAAGAGTACTTCCTTGATGATGTGATCATTACTCCTCCAACTTGTTTCGGAGACGAAACGGGTGTGATGGATGTTGAAAGTGCCACAGCTGTTAACTTCACCTGTGAGCCTACTGGCGAAACCAACAACCTTGGAATTTTCACCAACCTTCCGGCCGGTACTTACGATGTCTTCGCAACTGATGCTAACGGATGTATCGCTGATTCAACGGTGACGCTGACTGAGCTCTCTGCAGAGATTACTATGGACCTCAACATCCTTGACCTTGTGGTTTGTTTTGAAGATGAGGTGAATTTACTCGCTAACGCGGAAGGGGGAGATGGTACCTTCACATACACATGGTATGGAGACCTTCCTCCTACAGATGAGCTTTCAACTGACAACCCGTACATCACGAACGTTACTGAAGATTTGACGGCGTACGTTGTTGCCTTGGATGGCAATGGTTGTTCTTCAGATACACTGCTTTCGAACATCACTTTGAACACACCGATTTCACTCGAAGTTGGTCCTGCAGATGTCATTGAGATCTGTGAAGGTGAGTGTGTTGATCTTTTCGCTAACGCGGAAGGGGGTAGCGGTCCACTTCAGATTGACTGGGTGGAGACATCAATTACAGGAGATGTAATTTCGAACCTTCCAAATGTTAATGACTGTCCACCAGATGTGAATGAAGTCATCTACGAAGTGACGGTAACGGATGGATGTGCACAACCAGCCATCGACTCCATTATCGTGAACATCTTCGAAGTACCTGTTCCTGACTTCAGCTTTGATGTCGAATCAGGATGTTTCCCCGTAACGGTAACCTTCACGAACGAGACCGATGATAGCTTCTTCGGAGATTGTACATGGAACCTAGGTAATGATGACGTTCAAGATATCTGTGGAGACATCGTGTACACCTATGCTACGCCTGGCGAGTACTTCCCTTCGTTGACAGTAACTGCTCCTAGTGGTTGTGTGGGGACGACGGTTTCGGATTCAGCGATCTACGTGTACGATTACCCAATTGCTGACTTCTTCTACGAGCCATTCCCATTGACTACGCTCGAGAACGAACTCGACTTTGTAAATGCTAGCGACAATGCTCAGTTCTTTGAATGGAACTTTGCCGGTCTTGGAACAAGTATCGAAGCGAACCCTAGCTTCACATTCCCTCCACTAGACCTAGCTGTTTGGGAAGTGTGTTTGATTGCGACAAGTGAATTTGGTTGTCCTGATACCGTATGTAAAGACATCACCAGTGAAAGTGAACTCTTGGTTTACGTTCCAAATGCCTTTACACCTGATCAAGATGGAATCAACGAAGTATTCCTCCCTGTATTTGGCGGAGGTGTGGTCTTCGATGATGAGTACGAATTCGCCATCTTCGATCGTTGGGGAGACAAAGTCTTCACGACCAATGACCCAGCTATCGGTTGGGTAGGTAACCTCGATGCTGGCGGGTACTTCGTTCAAAACGATGTCTACGTTTGGCGTGTGGTTGTTCGTTCGGTTGAGACCGGTGAATTGGTCGAGTTCGAAGGGCATGTGACTATTTTGAGGTAG
- a CDS encoding choice-of-anchor B family protein — protein sequence MMRITLLFLLIFLGLALNSRSQDSQNVRLMAQWFSDEPETNARDSRYNDCWGFVINGEEYGVIGSTSGTHIIHLPLNNAIKEVAFIPGDAQGEIVIHRDYATHNGYLYAVCDQQPSKLQVIDIRHLPDSASLVLSTDEFFTTAHNIYTDEYTGKLYCSGTSSAAMTVLDASVTPESPTLLNQFNLVEYVHDAYARRDTVFVHAAFQGMWVFDFANAEEPQLLGNLEEYPDDGYNHSGWLNDDGTVYVFADETQGKRLKVCDVSDLTDIQVTSFLFSGGASHTIAHNVIVEGDYAYVSYYFDGLQIFDISDINEPQRVAWYDTYDIDEQDYRGAWGVHKGLPSGRILISDRYTGLYVFRHIPEGVPDVNQEIVMFPNPGNGDAIVQIRRSSWLRMQHRAYDSRGRLVDAGEWRSGADTFWFPVDLSDQSAGVYYIEIIIDEGTPEVLRYMLNRD from the coding sequence ATGATGCGAATTACCCTGCTCTTCTTACTGATTTTTCTTGGGCTAGCGCTGAATAGCCGGTCCCAAGATTCACAGAACGTCCGACTGATGGCGCAATGGTTCTCAGATGAGCCTGAGACCAACGCGCGCGATTCACGATACAATGATTGTTGGGGTTTTGTCATCAATGGAGAAGAGTACGGTGTGATTGGTTCTACATCTGGAACGCACATTATTCACCTCCCCCTTAACAACGCGATTAAAGAAGTGGCCTTCATTCCGGGAGATGCGCAAGGTGAGATTGTCATCCACCGAGACTATGCTACCCACAACGGCTACCTGTACGCGGTTTGTGACCAACAGCCTTCCAAACTTCAGGTCATCGATATTCGACATCTTCCTGACTCTGCATCGCTGGTGCTGAGTACTGATGAATTCTTCACCACAGCACACAACATTTATACCGACGAATACACAGGTAAACTATACTGCAGCGGTACCTCTTCAGCTGCTATGACAGTGCTTGATGCTTCGGTCACTCCAGAGTCTCCCACCCTCTTGAATCAATTCAATTTGGTGGAGTATGTGCACGACGCTTACGCACGACGAGATACTGTATTCGTGCATGCCGCTTTTCAAGGCATGTGGGTGTTTGATTTCGCTAACGCGGAAGAACCCCAGCTTCTTGGAAACTTAGAGGAGTATCCAGACGACGGATATAACCACAGCGGATGGCTCAATGACGACGGAACAGTCTATGTCTTTGCCGATGAAACGCAAGGAAAACGACTCAAAGTGTGTGATGTGTCAGATTTGACAGACATTCAAGTTACCTCCTTCCTATTCAGCGGGGGTGCAAGCCACACCATTGCACATAATGTCATTGTAGAAGGCGACTACGCCTACGTTTCGTATTACTTCGATGGTCTGCAAATCTTCGACATCTCCGATATCAATGAACCACAGCGGGTAGCCTGGTATGACACCTACGATATCGATGAGCAAGACTACCGTGGGGCATGGGGGGTGCACAAAGGGCTACCAAGTGGACGCATTCTGATTTCTGATCGTTACACAGGCTTGTACGTATTCAGACATATCCCCGAAGGTGTTCCAGATGTAAATCAAGAAATCGTCATGTTCCCGAACCCCGGAAATGGTGATGCGATTGTTCAAATCAGACGCAGTTCATGGCTACGCATGCAACACAGAGCTTACGACAGTCGAGGACGTCTGGTAGATGCAGGAGAATGGCGCAGTGGAGCGGATACTTTTTGGTTTCCAGTTGATCTTTCTGATCAATCTGCCGGTGTCTACTACATCGAAATTATCATCGATGAAGGAACGCCAGAAGTACTTCGTTACATGTTAAACAGAGACTAG
- a CDS encoding M43 family zinc metalloprotease: MRLVMTFLAVVAILSANAQEIRYCGQTEATEALFAKYPHLRHEHEQSQADFQAAYEERMANLANRGGDEEIYTIPVVFHIIHDNGEENISDEQIYSAMEILNRDFAMENEDIEDVVDAFADLPEPINIQFALAKRDPQGNCTKGINRVESALTYQGDQDMKDLIQWPTDMYMNVWVCADAGGAAGYTYLPGNWLENQPQFDGIVLLHDYTGAIGTSNTFRSRTLTHEVGHWLNLPHLWGPSNSPGLAANCEENNNGMDDGVDDTPNTIGWTTCTLDGESCGSLDNVQNYMEYSYCTRMFTAGQKQRMRQAAESNTAFRNDLWQQSNLEATGVLEESILCAAEFRADRQIVCQGTEIQFFDDSFHGIQEWNWDFGTFTVSGTDEEVHKNPIVMFDEPGVYNVTLTVSDGIDSIEETKEAFITVLPMDALDAPFVEGFEAGIASETWFIENQHNNVTWELTDVASATGEQCVRIRNRNNTIEHSRDYLTSSTMDLTGASFATITYKYAYCNRPDETDDRLRVNVSNNCGDSWVLREIHRGITDLPTADPQNAPFVPEADEWATGEATVDNPDYMVPGFRVQFDFEGRFGNHVYLDDININVFTADNVTVLDLVSGIEMTLAPNPADAVANLSYNMPMDHDVTIVMHDSFGKLVDTIYNGPAQRGENKLNINTAELASGVYLIRMQVGNEFLSQRLIVR, from the coding sequence ATGAGATTAGTGATGACATTCCTGGCCGTCGTTGCAATACTTTCGGCCAATGCACAAGAAATCCGCTACTGCGGTCAAACAGAAGCCACAGAAGCTTTGTTTGCGAAGTATCCCCATCTCCGTCATGAGCACGAACAGTCTCAAGCGGATTTTCAAGCAGCATACGAAGAACGTATGGCCAACCTCGCCAATAGAGGAGGGGATGAAGAAATTTACACCATCCCGGTTGTTTTCCATATTATCCATGACAATGGTGAAGAGAATATCTCAGATGAGCAGATCTACAGCGCAATGGAGATCTTGAATCGAGATTTTGCTATGGAAAATGAGGATATCGAAGATGTTGTTGATGCTTTTGCAGATTTACCTGAACCAATCAACATTCAATTCGCACTCGCAAAACGCGATCCTCAAGGGAATTGTACCAAAGGAATTAACCGTGTTGAGAGTGCTTTGACTTACCAAGGAGATCAAGACATGAAAGACTTGATTCAGTGGCCAACAGATATGTACATGAACGTATGGGTTTGTGCTGATGCTGGAGGTGCAGCTGGATATACTTATCTACCAGGAAATTGGTTGGAGAATCAACCACAATTTGATGGAATTGTTCTTCTTCATGATTACACAGGTGCCATTGGGACGTCTAACACATTTCGTTCACGTACGCTTACACACGAAGTTGGTCACTGGTTGAACCTACCACACCTCTGGGGGCCAAGCAATTCGCCAGGTTTAGCAGCTAATTGTGAAGAGAACAACAATGGCATGGATGATGGAGTTGATGACACACCGAATACTATTGGTTGGACAACTTGTACACTGGATGGTGAATCATGTGGCTCGCTCGATAACGTCCAGAACTACATGGAGTACTCATACTGCACGCGCATGTTTACTGCTGGTCAAAAGCAGCGTATGCGTCAAGCAGCAGAAAGTAACACAGCGTTCCGTAACGACCTATGGCAGCAGAGTAACCTCGAAGCTACAGGTGTTCTTGAAGAGAGTATTCTATGTGCGGCTGAATTCCGTGCTGATCGCCAAATCGTTTGTCAAGGAACAGAGATTCAATTCTTCGACGATTCATTCCACGGTATTCAGGAATGGAACTGGGATTTCGGAACATTCACTGTTTCTGGAACCGACGAAGAGGTACACAAGAATCCTATCGTGATGTTTGATGAGCCTGGAGTATACAATGTTACCTTGACTGTAAGCGATGGCATTGACTCTATCGAGGAAACGAAAGAAGCGTTCATTACGGTACTTCCTATGGATGCGTTGGATGCGCCGTTTGTTGAAGGATTTGAAGCTGGAATTGCGAGTGAAACATGGTTCATTGAGAACCAACACAACAACGTCACATGGGAGCTCACAGACGTGGCTTCGGCTACTGGAGAGCAGTGTGTTCGTATTCGTAACCGCAATAACACGATTGAACACTCACGTGATTACCTGACGTCTTCTACGATGGACCTGACAGGTGCTTCTTTTGCGACGATTACATACAAGTACGCATACTGTAACCGTCCGGATGAAACGGATGACCGTCTACGCGTGAACGTAAGTAACAACTGTGGTGACTCATGGGTACTTCGTGAGATCCACCGAGGAATTACTGATCTTCCAACTGCAGATCCGCAAAACGCACCGTTCGTGCCTGAGGCCGACGAGTGGGCAACAGGGGAAGCTACAGTGGATAATCCAGATTACATGGTACCAGGATTCCGCGTTCAGTTCGATTTCGAAGGACGTTTCGGAAACCACGTTTACCTTGATGATATCAACATCAATGTCTTCACGGCAGACAACGTAACAGTACTAGATTTGGTAAGTGGCATTGAGATGACACTCGCTCCAAACCCGGCTGATGCGGTAGCGAACTTATCGTACAATATGCCAATGGATCACGATGTAACCATCGTCATGCACGACAGCTTCGGAAAGTTGGTAGACACCATCTACAACGGACCAGCACAACGAGGAGAGAACAAATTAAATATCAATACAGCAGAGCTTGCTTCAGGCGTATACCTGATTCGCATGCAAGTAGGAAATGAATTCCTTAGCCAGCGATTGATTGTTCGATAA